A single Fusobacterium hominis DNA region contains:
- the rny gene encoding ribonuclease Y, with the protein MSTVLGIGLIIIGLAIVFAILYKKSVIDKKISELNSLEDEITKSKLKAEEIIKDAERSATARGKEIELKAKENAYVIKEEAEKEIKNAKNDLIQKELRLTKKEETLDNKIEKLEIKRQELEKTTEELEVRREEIEAIRTQQETELERISGLSKNEAKEILIAKLRDDLTHETAIAIREFEGKLEDEKDRISRRILSTAIGKASADYVADATVSVVNLPNDEMKGRIIGREGRNIRAIEALTGVDIIIDDTPEAVVLSSFDGVKREIARLAIEKLITDGRIHPGKIEEVVNKAKKDIEKEIVDAGEEALIELGIPAMHPEIIKTLGRLKFRTSYGQNVLTHSIEVAKLAANLAAEIGADTELAKRAGLLHDVGKVLDSDIEASHAIIGGEFLKKFGEKPEVLNAVMAHHNEVEFETVEAIIVQAADAVSASRPGARRETLTAYLKRLESLEEIANSFQGVESSFAIQAGRELRIIVNPEAMTDDEATKMARDVAKKIEDSMQYPGQIKVTIVRETRAIEFAK; encoded by the coding sequence ATGAGTACAGTTTTAGGTATAGGTTTGATAATAATCGGACTTGCGATAGTATTTGCAATACTATATAAAAAGTCTGTTATAGATAAAAAAATAAGCGAATTAAATAGCCTTGAAGATGAAATTACTAAATCAAAGCTAAAAGCTGAAGAAATTATAAAAGATGCAGAAAGATCTGCTACAGCTAGAGGAAAAGAAATAGAGTTAAAAGCAAAAGAAAATGCATATGTTATAAAAGAAGAAGCTGAAAAAGAAATAAAAAATGCTAAAAATGATTTAATTCAAAAAGAATTAAGATTAACTAAAAAAGAAGAAACTTTAGATAATAAGATAGAAAAATTAGAAATAAAAAGACAAGAGTTAGAAAAAACAACAGAAGAGTTAGAAGTAAGAAGAGAAGAGATAGAAGCTATTAGAACTCAACAAGAAACAGAGTTAGAAAGAATATCAGGACTTTCTAAAAATGAAGCTAAAGAGATATTAATAGCTAAATTAAGAGACGACTTAACTCACGAAACAGCAATTGCTATTAGAGAATTTGAAGGAAAACTTGAAGATGAAAAAGATAGAATTTCAAGAAGAATTTTATCAACAGCAATTGGAAAAGCTTCTGCAGATTATGTAGCAGATGCTACTGTATCAGTTGTAAATCTTCCTAACGATGAAATGAAAGGAAGAATTATAGGTAGAGAAGGAAGAAACATAAGAGCAATTGAAGCTCTAACAGGTGTTGATATAATAATTGATGACACTCCAGAAGCAGTTGTACTATCTAGTTTTGATGGAGTAAAAAGAGAAATTGCAAGACTTGCTATTGAAAAATTAATTACTGATGGTAGAATCCATCCAGGAAAAATAGAAGAAGTAGTAAATAAAGCTAAAAAAGATATTGAAAAAGAAATTGTAGATGCAGGAGAAGAAGCATTAATAGAGCTTGGAATACCAGCTATGCATCCTGAAATTATAAAAACATTAGGAAGACTTAAATTTAGAACAAGTTATGGTCAAAATGTTTTAACTCACTCAATTGAAGTTGCAAAACTTGCTGCAAATTTAGCTGCTGAAATAGGAGCAGATACAGAACTTGCAAAAAGAGCAGGACTTTTACATGACGTAGGAAAAGTATTAGATAGTGATATAGAAGCTTCACATGCTATTATAGGTGGAGAATTCTTAAAGAAATTTGGAGAAAAACCAGAAGTATTAAATGCTGTTATGGCTCACCATAATGAAGTAGAATTTGAAACTGTTGAAGCAATAATTGTTCAAGCAGCAGATGCTGTTTCAGCATCAAGACCTGGAGCAAGAAGAGAAACATTAACTGCATATCTAAAGAGACTTGAAAGTCTTGAAGAAATTGCAAATTCTTTCCAAGGTGTTGAATCTTCATTTGCTATTCAAGCTGGAAGAGAATTAAGAATAATAGTAAATCCAGAAGCTATGACAGATGATGAAGCTACTAAGATGGCTAGAGATGTTGCTAAGAAAATAGAAGATTCTATGCAGTATCCTGGGCAAATAAAAGTTACAATAGTTAGAGAAACAAGAGCAATAGAATTTGCAAAATAA
- a CDS encoding ATP-binding protein, which produces MKPNEVKITVPSSLENLSLIRAMVKTYLELHKISQRDIVQLLSVVDELSTNVVEHGYEYKPGDIILEIQKSNDIIRLVVEDNGVGFDEEKLSKEEGGMGLFIARAIADDFRIEKKLNGTLFRIEKKVKEAI; this is translated from the coding sequence ATGAAACCAAATGAAGTAAAAATAACAGTTCCTTCTTCTTTAGAAAATTTATCTTTAATAAGAGCCATGGTAAAAACTTATCTGGAGTTACATAAAATCAGCCAAAGAGATATAGTACAACTTTTATCTGTGGTAGATGAACTTTCAACAAATGTGGTTGAACATGGGTACGAGTATAAACCTGGGGATATTATTTTGGAGATTCAGAAGTCTAACGATATTATAAGACTTGTAGTTGAAGATAATGGAGTTGGATTTGACGAAGAAAAATTGAGTAAAGAAGAGGGAGGTATGGGTCTTTTTATAGCAAGAGCCATAGCTGACGATTTTAGAATTGAAAAGAAATTAAATGGGACATTGTTCAGAATTGAAAAAAAAGTTAAGGAGGCAATATAA
- a CDS encoding STAS domain-containing protein has protein sequence MVNNFEILERNVDDIKVLKVVGELDALVAPKLKDKITKLVDGDSTKFIIDFEEVTHINSLAMGILRGKLKVVKDMGGDIKLIKLNEHIKSIFEMIGLDEIFEIYETEDEAVTSFK, from the coding sequence ATGGTAAACAATTTTGAAATACTTGAAAGAAACGTTGATGATATTAAGGTATTAAAGGTAGTAGGAGAGCTTGATGCTTTAGTGGCACCTAAACTAAAAGATAAGATAACAAAACTTGTAGATGGGGACTCTACAAAGTTTATAATTGATTTTGAAGAAGTGACTCATATTAATAGTTTGGCTATGGGAATCTTAAGAGGAAAATTAAAAGTTGTAAAAGACATGGGAGGAGATATTAAGCTTATAAAATTGAATGAACATATTAAATCTATTTTTGAAATGATAGGTTTAGATGAAATATTCGAAATTTATGAGACAGAAGACGAGGCAGTGACAAGTTTCAAATAA